A part of Ursus arctos isolate Adak ecotype North America chromosome X, UrsArc2.0, whole genome shotgun sequence genomic DNA contains:
- the LOC113265736 gene encoding serine/threonine-protein phosphatase 4 regulatory subunit 3B-like, with protein sequence MADKQYRVKVYSLNEDQQWDDLGTGHISSSYVKHLQGTYLFVRSDSHDALILESKINSNTPYQKQQETLIVWSEAENYGLALSFQDTEGCHKIWEEICRVQGKDPSVEITQDLLEEFENEQLDEVLETNNVFELPNCELGKLEEISDFVTSVLTSPIRKERLALILENEDYIKNLLQLFHTCEDLRDTTGLHHLYEIIKGILFLNKTALLEIMFSAECIMDVVGCLEYDPALAQPKRHREFLTQNARFKEVVPITDRELRQKIHQTYRVQYIHDILLPAPSMYEENFLSTLTTFIFLNKVEIVSMLQDDANFLSEVFAQLRDETTDDDRRRELLFFFKEFCAFSQTLQPPSKDALFKTLTELGILPVLKIVMSMEDLQIRSAATDIFTYLVEYSPPMIREFIMEEAQESEDGNLFINLVIEQIMCDTDPELGSAVHLMGLLRTLLDPENMLATSSKCERSEFLNFFYKHCIHNFIAPLIVTTSEDICEGDNVVGSDKNNTLCALRFMRRMIGLKDELYNCYIIKGNLFEPVVNALLGNGTRYNMLNSAVIELFEYIRVENIKSLVAHIVEKFYKTLESIEYVQTFKGLKIKYEQEKDRQSQIRKNLHSILYSKILCRGTRVVEKKEEKCSKGNSEEGEAIIPPLENDFQDRYKFMETKKTKENEDKVDPPKGASSGGYKFASSHAAAANGTRSLHGSSTVGLMNRPNDEEKDKEDETPPRKRPHLSL encoded by the exons ATGGCTGACAAGCAGTATCGTGTAAAAGTCTACTCACTGAACGAGGACCAACAATGGGATGATCTCGGCACTGGGCACATCTCTTCCAGCTACGTGAAGCACCTCCAGGGCACGTACCTGTTCGTGCGGTCGGATTCCCATGACGCACTAATCTTGGaatcaaagataaattcaaaTACGCCTTATCAGAAACAACAGGAAACCCTGATTGTCTGGTCTGAAGCAGAGAACTATGGCTTAGCGTTAAGTTTCCAGGACACTGAGGGTTGTCATAAGATCTGGGAAGAGATTTGCCGGGTTCAAGGAAAAGACCCATCCGTCGAAATCACACAGGACCTCTTGGAGGAATTCGAAAATGAACAACTGGATGAAGTACTGGAAACTAATAATGTGTTTGAACTGCCTAACTGTGAACTCGGTAAACTCGAAGAGATTTCTGACTTTGTTACCTCAGTTCTCACTTCACCGATCCGCAAGGAGAGACTGGCTCTGATCTTAGAAAATGAGGACTATATTAAAAATTTGCTGCAGCTGTTCCACACTTGTGAGGACCTACGGGACACTACAGGCTTACACCATTTGTATGAAATTATTAAAGGCATCTTATTCCTTAACAAGACAGCTCTCCTTGAGATCATGTTTTCTGCTGAGTGTATCATGGATGTGGTGGGATGCCTCGAGTATGACCCTGCTTTGGCTCAGCCAAAAAGGCATAGGGAATTCTTGACCCAAAATGCAAGGTTCAAGGAAGTTGTACCAATAACAGACCGTGAACTTCGGCAAAAAATACATCAGACATACAGGGTACAGTACATCCATGACATCCTTCTGCCTGCACCATCCATGTATGAAGAGAATTTTCTTtctactcttaccacttttattttcctcaacAAGGTTGAGATAGTCAGCATGCTGCAGGATGATGCCAACTTTTTGTCTGAAGTGTTTGCACAGTTAAGGGATGAGACTACAGATGACGATAGACGGCGCGAATTGCTATTTTTCTTCAAGGAATTCTGCGCGTTTTCTCAGACATTACAGCCTCCAAGCAAAGATGCACTGTTCAAAACATTGACAGAATTGGGGATTCTTCCTGTTCTTAAAATCGTCATGAGCATGGAGGATTTGCAGATAAGGTCAGCTGCTACTGATATATTTACTTATCTAGTGGAATATAGTCCACCCATGATTCGAGAATTTATCATGGAAGAAGCCCAGGAGAGTGAAGACggtaaccttttcattaatttagTCATTGAGCAAATAATGTGTGATACTGATCCTGAGCTGGGAAGTGCTGTTCATTTAATGGGACTTCTTCGTACTCTACTTGATCCAGAAAACATGCTAGCAACATCTAGTAAATGTGAAAGAAGtgaatttctaaatttcttctaTAAGCATTGTATTCATAACTTCATAGCACCACTTATTGTCACCACTTCAGAAGATATATGTGAAGGGGATAATGTAGTTGGATCcgacaaaaacaacac CTTGTGTGCTCTCCGCTTTATGAGAAGGATGATTGGCCTTAAAGATGaactttataattgttacatcATCAAGGGAAATCTTTTTGAGCCAGTTGTCAATGCTCTTCTGGGTAATGGAACTCGGTACAATATGTTGAATTCAGCTGTTATTGAGCTGTTTGAATACATAAGAGTGGAAAATATCAAATCTCTTGTTGCACATATAGTtgaaaagttttataaaacaCTTGAATCGATTGAATATGTTCAGACATTCAAAGGATTGAAGATTAAATATGAACAAGAGAAAGACCGGCAGAGTCAAATACGGAAGAATTTACATTCTATACTGTATAGTAAAATACTTTGCAGGGGTACCAGAGTcgtggagaagaaagaagaaaagtgttCTAAAGGAAATTCAGAGGAAGGCGAAGCAATTATACCGCCACTGGAAAATGATTTTCAAGATCGTTATAAATTTATGGAGacgaaaaaaacaaaagaaaatgaagacaaggtAGATCCTCCTAAAGGAGCATCTTCGGGGGGCTACAAATTCGCTTCATCCCATGCTGCTGCTGCTAATGGAACACGTAGCCTGCACGGTAGCAGCACCGTTGGCTTAATGAATCGTCCCaatgatgaagaaaaagataaggaaGATGAAACACCCCCCAGGAAGAGACCACATCTTAGCTTGTAA